Within the Sulfitobacter sp. JL08 genome, the region AACAGTTCGCGCGTGTCGCCCGACAGGAACGGCCCGTAGACCAGCACCGCCATCGGCGACAGGTCTGGATCCTGTTCATAGGCAGAGAGCACCAGATTGACCATCGCCTGCCCGTCACCACCACCACCCGGTGTCACCAGAATATAGGCCGCGTCCAGCGCAGGCGCGTCGACATGAACCTCGCGGCGCAGATATCCGGTATAGGTCATGCGCGCGCGGGTTTCTTCGTTCAGATCAAGGCCGCTGGTCGGATCATAGAACGACCGCAGGCCATAAACCCAGATTTCATCGTAAAAACGCTCTGTCGCGTCGATGCCGCCTTTGCGGTCCCATTCGGTTCCCATGATCTCGGGGCTGTCCAGAACATCGCGCAGGCCCAGCACCAGCTTGGTTGTGCCGCGGTCTTTCAGCATTTGCAGAGTTGGCAAAACCTCGCCCCGAAAGCCGGTGGGTTCCTTGTCAACGATCAGCAGATCGGGCTGATACTGTTCGGCGGCCGATTTGATCAGGCCGGCACGCATGGCCGTAGTCTGATCAATGCCCATATCCAGCGATTGCGATACATAGGATCCGTCGGCCTGTTTGGTCACACCCGGCAGGCGCACATGATCCACCCGTTCGGGAAATGCGAATCGCCCCGCCACCGGTGATCCGGTCAGGATGATGGCGGTTGCGTGCGGATCGGCAGAGGTGATGGCTGTGGCCAGGGCCCGTGACCGGCGCAGATGGCCCAGACCGAACGTATCATGGCTATATAGCAGAACCCGCCGCGATTTCTGCGGTTGTGTGCTTAGGCAGGTCGGCGACAGGGCGGCAATATCCATAGCTATTCTTCTGCTTTAAAGTCTCAGGTCGGAACCGGCTTTACCAAGAACACCCTTGATATCATAGACAATTGCGTTGGGTTTGCCCAATGCCCGAATGGCATCTGCACCCATTTCGACAAATTCGCGATGGGCCACGGCCAGAACGATCGCATCATAGTGGCCGTTTTCGGGTGCGGGAATGGTGCTGATCGCGTGTTCGGCGCGCATGGTTTCCGGTGTGACCCACGGTTCGTAAACATCGGTGGAAACAGAAAAGGAATGCAGTTCGGATACGATATCGGCCACCTTGCTGTTGCGCGTGTCGGCGCAGTTTTCCTTGAACGTGAACCCCATGATCAGAACCCGCGCCCGTGTCAGATCAACCTGCCGCGCCAGCATGGCCTTGATCAGGTCTGATGCCACATGGCGCCCCATATGATCGTTGATCCGGCGGCCCGCCAGAATAACCTCGGGGTGATAGCCCAGTTGTTCGGCCTTGTGAGTCAGGTAATAGGGATCAACCCCGATGCAGTGCCCGCCGACCAGACCGGGGCGAAACGGCAGAAAGTTCCACTTGGTTCCCGCGGCTTCCAGCACTTCCAGCGTATCAAGCTGCATCCGTGAAAAAATCAGCGAAAATTCGTTGACCAGCGCGATGTTTAGATCGCGTTGCGTGTTTTCGATAACCTTGGCCGCTTCTGCCGTCTTGATCGAACTTGCACGGTGCAGCCCTGCCTTGACCACCGGGGCATAGATCGCTTCCACACGGTCCAGCGTGTCGGCATCCTGCGCCGAGATGATTTTGACAACGCTTTCAAGGGAATGTTCCGCATCCCCGGGGTTGACCCGTTCGGGCGAATACCCAAGCTTGATCTGCGTTGTGGGGGTAAGGCCACTTACGCGCGCCAGAACCGGGCCGCAGATGTCTTCGGTGACACCCGGATAAACCGTGCTTTCGACCACCACCAACGCGCCGTCGGTCAGATGGGGCGCAACGGTTTCACACGCGCCGACCAGCGGCCCGAGATCGGGTTTCTTTGCACCGGTGATTGGTGTGGGTACGGCGATGATGAAAACGGTGCATCCCGTCAGGCTGGATGGATCATGCGAAAACCGGCACTGCGTCGCTGCAAGAGAGGCCGCGTTCACTTCGCCATTGGGGTCGGTGCCCATATGCAAAGCATCTATCAGACCCGTGTTTGTATCAAACCCGACCGTTTCAAACCCCGCACGCGACAACGCCAGCGCAAGGGGCAGACCGACATAGCCCAGCCCCAAGACGGCAATACGTTCCGGTAAGGTCGTGGCAGTCATCCGGCGTTCCTGTTCCTTCGTCGCAAGGCCGTTTTAACGCGGCGCTGCCGATATTGCCGCTTTCCTAGTGAAACATGTGCCAAATGCAAAGGGTACATCATCAAATCCGTTTCCGGGCGCTGGTGCGCAGTTCAATTCAGCGTAGCCGCCATTGCGCGCTGCAATGGCTTGGCCTAGCGTGGCCGGATCAAACCGGAAAGCCCCTTTCATGCCTGTGTTCGTCGTTCGATTTCTAAGCATCCTTGTTCTTGCGATCACGCTGGGAACGGCCAGTCTTGCCCAGAGCGTGACATCAATGGCGACCGCGGAAAGCCCTGAAACGGCGACGGATTTGCAACCGTCAGAGCAATTCAGCGAAACTTTGCGTCTGGCCGCAGAAAACGGCGTTAACGTCATCGTAGTTGATTCGACAGGCAAGGTTCTTGCGGAATCTCAAGCAGACAGTCCGGCACCGCCCCCCGAAAAGGCCGAGGCAGGCGGGTCAAGCCTGATGAAGCTTCAATCGCAAGGCGACCGGTTCCGCACCATTCTGAAGACCAAGCTGAATGCACTGCCCGTTGCCTTTAACGAGGTGATGTTCATCCTGCGCGCCAGCAGCCCCGACGGGCGCATCATGACCTTTGTCGAAGCTTTGTTGTTCAGCCTGGCACTTTTCGGACTGGGCTATCTGGTCGAGCGTGAAATCTACGGCAAGCGTTTGGTCAAAAACTTTGTTGTTGGACGCATCAAGGTGGATCCCGAAGGCTATTCCGAAAAACTGCCGTTTCTGGTGTTCCGTTTCTTCATGGGGGTGATCGGCGCGCTGGTCTCGATGGCCGTCGCTTATATTGTCGGATCGCTGATTTTCGGTCCGTTGCAAGATACGGCAATGCAATTCACCGTGACGGTCATATACACCGCCTATTTCGCGTCGCGCGTTGTGGCCGGCATCTGGCGTATGGTGTTGTCACCGTTTTTAAGCCAGTATCGCATCCCGCGGTTTTCGGATCATGACGCGAAAAGGCTGCACAGGTGGCTGTGGATTCTGGCGGTTCTTGAAATCTGGTCACTGAATTTCACCATCTGGATTCGCGAACTTGGCCTGAATTACGATGTCTATGCCGTGATGGCATCGCTTTTGTCTTTGGGTCTGGTGATGTTGAACATCACAATGGTTCTGACCAACCGGCGGGCGATCACCAATGCGATACTGAACGGCCGCGACCCGGGCGAGGTGCCCACTGCGACGCGCATCGTTGCCAGGGCCTGGGCACCGCTTTCGATCCTGTACTTTGTCTTCGCGTGGTTTGAACTGACCTATGAACTGGTGATGGAACTGTCGCAGTCCATACCACTGATTGCGGGGGCTTACGGCATCCTGATGTCGATCATCGTGGTATACGGCGTCATCAATTACCTGATCGAACGGTTTTTCCAGCGCTCGCGCGCCCTGAAAGAACTGAACGAAGAGCTTGAGAATCCGGACGAGACGCTAACCGAGGCAGAGGAAGAGGCGCTGATCGAGGCGGCCCATGCCAGTCAGGCGCGCGAAATGCACAGTTTCGAAGATCTGGCGCGGCGGGTGTCCGGTGTTCTGGCGCTGGTTGCGGGGCTGTGGGCCTTTGTTTCCGTCTGGGGCGTCGACAGCGACATGATCGGAGACTCTCTGCTGGACCGGTTTGCCGATGTGATCGTGATCCTGTTTCTGGGCTATATCGTCTATCACGCCTTTCGCATCTGGATCGACCGCAAGATCGATGAAGAAGTGGGCGATGCGCCGGAAGCCATTTTGGGCGATGAAGGCGCGCATTCCAGCGCAAGCCGTCTGGCCACCTTGCTGCCGCTGTTCCGTAATTTCATCCTGATCGTCATTCTTGTGACCATCACGCTGATCGTGCTGCTGGAACTGGGCGTAAATGTCAGCCCGCTGTTCGCCGGTGCCGGTGTTGTTGGTCTGGCTGTGGGTTTCGGATCACAGGCGCTGGTGCGCGATGTGTTTTCAGGTGCGTTTTTTCTGTTCGATGATGCGTTTCGCAAAGGCGAATACATCGATATTGGCGATGTCAAAGGCACGGTCGAAAAAATCTCGGTCCGGTCGTTCCAGTTGCGCCACCATCGCGGGCCGCTGCATACGATTCCATTCGGCGAAATCCGGTTTCTGACCAACTTTTCCCGCGACTGGGTGATAATGAAACTGCCGTTGCGCGTGACCTATGACACCGATGTGGAAAAAGTACGCAAGCTGATCAAGAAACTGGGGCAGGAATTGCTGGAAGATCCGGTCATCGGCAAGGATTTCCTGCAACCGCTGAAATCGCAGGGCGTAATCGAAATGCAGGACAGCGCGATGATCATTCGCGTCAAGTTCATGACCACGCCGGGCGAACAGTGGATGATCCGCAAGCGCGTGTTCGAGGAAATCCGCGATCTGTTCGAACGCGAGGGCATCAAGTTTGCCCATCGCGAAGTGACCGTGCGTCTTGCCGATGGCAAGGTCGATGATCTGACAGATCAGGAAAAAGAGGCGGTCACGGCAGCAGCGCAATCGGCCATCGAAGATGCCGAGGCCGCAGCCGCCCCAAATGAAGCAAAGAAACCCTAGGCCCGTTTCACCGAAGGGCGCGCCCCTTTAATATCGCATCGCTGCCAAAGCGTTGCCGGATCTGATCGGTTGCCTTTTCGGCCTTGCCGCGCCGCACGGCATCGGGATCAAGCAGATCACCGGACAGATCGGCCGCGGTTTCGGCACACAGATCAGACAACCCGCACCCAAGCAGGCGGTAAGGCCCCTGATCGCCCACCTGCTCAAACAGGCCGCGCGCAGTGCGGTAAACCGTATCGGCAAGCTGGGTTGCATCACGCAGCGCAACGCGGCGGGACAGCAGCGAATGATCGGATCGTTTCAGTTTCAGCGTTACGACACGCCCGGCCAGCGCCTTGGCCTTGGCGCGGTCTGCGACCTTTTCGGCCATGCGCCACAGATGTCCGTCCAGAATATCGGGATCGCTGGTATCATCGTGAAATGTGGTTTCATTGGAAATGGATTTCATCGGTTCGTGCGCGCTGACACGCCGTTTGTCCTGTCCGCGCGCAAGATGCCACAGCCGTTCGCCCATCGCCCCGAACCGTGCCGACAAATCCTTTCGATCCCAGCGCAACAGATCGCTGAAGGTGCGGATGCCGGCGTTTTCCAGTGCGCCCTGCGTTGCCTGCCCGACCCCCCAGATCATGCGCACCGGTTTATCCTTGAGGAAAGCGGCGGTTTCACCCTCGCCGATCACGGAAAATCCGTGTGGTTTGTCCAGATCCGAAGCGACCTTGGCCAGAAATTTGTTGTGGCTTAAGCCGATGGACCCGGTCAGGCCCAGTTCGGTGCGCATCCGGCGCACCAGTCGGGCGAGCATCACGGCCGGCGGTGCCCCATGCAGTTTCTGTGTGCCTGTCAGATCAAGAAACGCCTCGTCTAGCGACAGGGGTTCAATGGCCGGTGTCAAATCCTCCATCATGGCGCGGATCGCTCTGGATGCTTCGACATAGGCGTCCATACGGGGTTTGATCACCACCGCATCGGGGCACAGTTTCAGCGCCTGAAACATCGGCATTGCCGATTTTACACCGCGGATGCGTGCTACATAGCAGGCGGTGGATACAACGCCGCGCCGCCCGCCCCCGATGATCACCGGTTTGTCCGCCAGCGACGGATCATCGCGTTTTTCCACGCTGGCATAGAACGCATCGCAATCCATGTGTGCGATGCTGAGATCGAACAATTCCGGATGCGCAACAACACGCGGGCTGCCGCAGGACGGGCACCGGCGGGTGGCGTCAAATGGGGTCAGGCAATCGCGGCAAAGGGATGGCATATACGGATGGGACCAGACAGCAGATCTAGGGGCAATGGTCACAGTATATGGCGTGCGCAGCGCGAAACAAAACAGGGAAAATCCGGTGCCCCACATAAAGCCCCCCGCGACTTGATGCGGGGGGAGTTAACGAACCGCAGGAAGAACCGGCCCGTTGGGGAGTATCACCTAACGTCAACTGTGCGTCAGAAGCCGGATTTTCCAAAGTAGGGAATACCGTACTTTCGGCTTATCCTGCAGTCTGTGCCCGAATAAGCACACTTATAGCGAGAATCATGCCCGAATAGAGTAGGCGCTGGACTTTTTGGGCGGCAATGTGACCGCGTTCAGGGCAATTCGGTCAAAATGGCCCGTGCGGCCTGCTGCGGGTCTGCCGCTTGCCAGATGGGACGGCCCACAACGATATGATCTGCCCCGTCGGTAATGGCGGCTGCGGGCGTGGCCACCCGTTTCTGATCCCCCAGCGCGGCCCCTGCCGGACGTACCCCCGGTGTCACGATCAGGCGGTCGGTCGCTTCGGGCAGGGCGCGGATCATGGCGGCCTCTTGCGGAGATGCGATAACGCCGTCAGCGCCGGCAAGAAATGCCCGCGCCGCACGTTCTGCAACGATTTCGGGAATGTCGCCGGCGCGGATCAACCCGTCATCCAGATCGGATCTGTCCAGCGATGTAAGAATGGTGACGCCCAGGATTTTCATGGCACTTCCGCTCGCGCCTTCCTTGGCGGCGCGCACCACGTGCGGATCGCCATGCACTGTCAGAAAATCAAGATCGAACTGCGCTAGTCCGCGCACTGCCGCTTCGACAGTTGCACCGATGTCGAACAGTTTCATGTCCAGAAAAATGCGCTTGCCGTGATCCTGCTTTAGCTCGTTCGCCAGCGCCAGCCCGCCACCTGTCAGCATTCCCAGACCGATTTTGTAGAATGAAACGGCGGCCCCCAGCTTTTCAGCCAGATCAAGGCCGTGCACGGCCGAGGGTACATCAAGCGCGACAATCAGGCGGTCATCAGACATTGGCAAACCTTTGGTTGGGATGTTTGCGACTGCCTAATCTGTTCGGTGCGCCCTGTCTATCGGGCGCATGCTCCTTTTATACCCCGGGTGTCAGGCGATGCGACGGCGCAAAAAGCCCGAATGGCTCCACCGGCGCAAGATCCGGACCGGATTGAACTCTGGCTCCGGGCGCGGGGCGGGGTGCAGCGGCGCCATGCGGGCCCGCAACCCGGATGGTGTTTTCTGTTGCCTGCGCGCCTGCGCGATTAACCGGTGCGTCGCGTCCTTGAACGACATGGTAATCGGTGCAGGTACGGTGCAGGCGTGTTTCACGGTTGTGTTGTTTTCATACAAAGTGACCGTCGCTTCGAAACTTTGGTTCGCTGCATTATAAATCACGTCGGAAACGCGCGCTTGGGGAAATGGGAAACGAAAATGTTTCATCTGCTCATCCTATTAAAAGACGTTTGTATGGCCTCAACGCGCTAGATAGGAATCGGGTTCATATGTTTTTATGGGGAACACGCTGATGTGACGCCCCGTAACATATGATCGGCATGGTTTCGCCGATGCTGAAATCAGATCAGTTTGCGTGCCACATCGGGCAGGGCGCCGGGTGCGAATGTCAGGGTCTTTTTGTCGCGCGGGCTTGCGTTCAGGCGGTGTAACTGGCGGATGGCATCACTGATCAGCGCAGAAGCGACCGCATGTTTCGATTGCTCGGGCGCCAGAAAGGCGGCGCAGTCCAGCGTGATGTCCGTGTCGGGACCGACCAGATGGATTTTCGCGATATGGCAGTTGGATGCCGTGTGATAGGCAATGTCAGCCAGATTAATGTGATCAACACGCATGGGTACTCTCTCACTCGTTTACGATGTGAAAGCTATTGCGCGCCAGAATGGCAAAAAAGGGGCATAGGCCAAAGTTTTTCCCCGCACGGGCCTGTTTCGGGTGGCACCCTCTTGAAGCGAAAGGGCTGCTTTCACATATTGAGGTCGAGGCCCGAGCCAAGCGTGCTGCATGTCAGGCGTGAGATAAAACGGGTGCTTTGAAAAGGAGACAGACCATGGACTTGAGCAAGTTCACGGAGCGGTCGCGCGGGTTCGTGCAAGCCGCCCAAACCATCGCAACACGCGAAAACCACCAGCGTTTGACGCCGGAACACATCCTGATAGCTTTGATGGACGACGATCAGGGGCTTGCCAGCAACCTGATCAAACGTGCCGGTGGCGCACCGGAACAGGTCGTTCAGGCACTGGATCTGGCGTTGTCCAAAATCCCGCAAGTGACAGGTGATGCCGGTCAGGTCTATCTGGACGGGCCGACAGCAAAAGTGCTGACCGAAGCAGAAGCGCTGGCCAAAAAGGCAGGCGATAGTTTTGTGCCGGTCGAACGCATTCTGATGGCGCTGTGCATGGTCAAATCCAAAGCCAAGGATGCGCTGGATGCCGGTAACGTGACGGCGCAGGGGCTGAATGCGGCGATCAATGACATTCGCAAGGGGCGCACCGCAGACACGGCCAGCGCCGAAGAAGGGTATGATGCGCTGAAAAAATACGCGCGTGATCTGACCGAAGCGGCAGAGCAGGGCAAGATTGACCCGATCATCGGGCGCGACGAGGAAATTCGCCGTGCGATGCAGGTGCTGTCACGCCGCACCAAGAACAACCCTGTGCTGATCGGGGAACCGGGCGTGGGCAAGACCGCCATCGCCGAAGGAATGGCGCTGCGCATCATCAACGGTGACGTGCCCGAAAGCCTGCGAAACAAGAAATTGCTTGCGCTGGATATGGGCGCGCTGATCGCCGGTGCGAAATATCGCGGTGAATTCGAAGAACGCCTGAAGGCGGTATTGAACGAAGTGACCGCCGCTGCCGGTGAAATCATCCTGTTCATTGATGAGATGCATACCCTGGTCGGGGCTGGCAAGGGCGATGGCGCGATGGACGCTGCCAACCTGATCAAACCGGCGCTGGCGCGGGGTGAATTGCACTGTATCGGTGCGACCACGCTGGACGAATACCGCAAATACGTCGAAAAAGATGCCGCTCTGGCGCGCCGTTTCCAGCCTTTGGTGATCGCGGAACCCACTGTCGAAGACACCGTCAGCATTCTGCGCGGGATCAAGGAAAAATATGAGCTGCACCATGGTGTGCGGATTTCCGACAGCGCGCTGGTCGCGGCGGCAACGCTAAGCCACCGTTACATCACGGACCGGTTCCTGCCCGACAAGGCGATTGATCTGGTCGACGAGGCCGCGAGCCGGCTGCGCATGGAAGTGGACAGCAAACCCGAAGAACTGGATGCGCTGGACCGTGAAATCCTGCAAAAGCAGATCGAAGCGGAAGCCCTGCGGCTGGAAGATGATGCCGCCTCCAAGGATCGGCTGGAAACGCTGACCAAGGATCTGGCCGAATTGCAAGAACGTTCCAGCGAGATGACTGCACAGTGGCAAAGCGAACGCGACAAGCTGGCCAGTGCCCGCGATCTGAAAGAACAGCTGGATCATGCCCGCGCCGAGCTGGATATCGCCAAGCGCGAAGGCAATCTGTCCAAGGCGGGTGAATTGTCTTATGGCGTCATTCCCGAGCTTGAAAGAAAGCTGAACGCGGCGGAAGGCAGCGAAAGCGAGGTCATGGTGGCCGAGGCCGTACGCCCCGAACAGATCGCTAGCGTGGTTGAACGCTGGACCGGTATTCCGACATCCAAGATGCTGGAAGGCGACCGCGAAAAATTGCTGCGCATGGAAGAGCAATTGCATGCGCGCGTGATCGGACAAAACAGTGCCGTGCAGGCCGTTGCAAACGCGGTGCGCCGCGCGCGGGCGGGTCTGAACGACGAAGGCCGCCCCCTTGGCAGCTTCCTGTTTCTGGGGCCGACCGGTGTTGGTAAAACCGAACTGACCAAGGCCGTGGCAGAATTCCTGTTTGACGATGAACACGCAATGGTGCGCATCGACATGTCGGAATTCATGGAAAAGCATGCTGTATCACGTCTGATCGGGGCACCCCCCGGATATGTCGGATACGACGAAGGCGGTGTGCTGACAGAAGCGGTGCGGCGCAGACCCTATCAGGTGGTTCTGTTTGACGAGGTCGAAAAGGCGCACCCGGATGTGTTCAACGTGCTGTTGCAGGTGCTGGACGATGGTGTTCTGACAGATGGTCAGGGCCGGACGGTTGATTTCAAGCAGACGCTGATCATCTTGACATCCAACCTTGGCGCGCAGGCACTAAGCCGGCTGCCCGATGGCGCGGATGCTTCCGATGCCAAACGTGATGTTATGGATGCCGTGCGGGCGCATTTCCGCCCCGAATTCCTGAACCGTCTGGATGAAACGATCATTTTTGATCGTCTGAACCGCGAAGACATGGACTCGATCGTGACCATTCAGTTGGCGCGACTGGCCAAACGTCTTGTCGGCCGCAAGATCACGCTTGATCTGGACGATGCTGCGTTGAAATGGCTGGCCGACGAAGGCTATGACCCTGTGTTTGGCGCACGGCCGTTGAAACGGGTGATCCAGACTGCGTTGCAGAACCCGTTGGCAGAAATGCTGTTGGCAGGGGATGTGATGGATGGCGATACCGTCAAGGTATCTGCCGGGGTTGACGGCTTGCTGATCGGGGATCGGGTATCCCGTTCCAACCGAACACCGCCCGAGGACGCCGTCGTGCATTGACGCGCGGCGTTGAAAAGACCACGAAAGGCCGGACTGAAATGTCCGGCCTTTTTTCGTAATCGGGTTGCGCAGGAAAAAGCCCGCACATGACTGCACGGGCTTTCGTGGCTGTATGGGCAGAAGTGCCGCGCGATTATTCGGCAGGGATCAGAACGGTGTCGATCACGTGGATGACGCCGTTGGATGTTTCGATGTCTGCGGCTGTGACTGTTGCAGTGTTCACCATCACGCCGTTGTCCAGATCAATCGTTATCTCTCCGCCCTGAACGGTGGCGGCTGTCATGCCGTCGCTAAGGTCGGTCGACATCACTTTGCCGGCGACCACGTGATACGTCAGAATGGCGGTCAGCTGATCTTTGTTTTCCGGCTTCAACAGCGTTTCAACGGTGCCTTCGGGCAGGGCCGCGAACGCCTCATCTGTCGGGGCAAATACGGTGAACGGGCCATCGCCTTTCAATGTATCGACTAGGCCGGCAGCCTGAACTGCAGCCACCAGAGTGTTGAACGATCCGGCCTCGACGGCGGTGTCGACGATATCTTTGGAATGGCCACCGGCAAAGGCGGCGCCCGCGATGAAGGTTGCTGCGGTTGCGAAGGCAAAAGTTGTAGAGCGAAGCATGTCGATCTCCCTTATGAGAATGTCGAAAATACCTTGTTGGTATCGGGGAAGTTACGACGCGAACGCAGGGTCGGATCAGCGGGGATTCCCGCCGATTGCGGCTTTCTTCGGCTTGACGGAAAAGGCGCGTGCGCTAAGCCGCGACAGTTTCTGCGGACCAGTCAAATAAACGTGATGAAAGGGCGCGTTACTCTACGCCGATTGCGGCCTTTGTAATGTCATCCAGCAGGGTCTGAACCTCTTGCATCGGGCCTTCTGGAAAGGTGCGATAACCGATCATGGTCTGATCCGGTGCATCCGGGCTTTGGGCAACAAAGATCGTATAGGGGCAGTACATCAGGTTCATCGGGTCCGCTTCCATCACCTTGCGCGACAGGAATGCGGAACAGAAACTGTACACATCCGCCGCCAGAAACACCGTCACATCTGATCCCACATCCGGGCCGGTGCGTTCCAGCATGTCACCGACATGATTGACACCTTCGATCACCAGCCCCTGATCCAGAATGGCGTTTTCAAGACCAAAGATCACATCGTCAAAGCTTTCGTCGGTCGTGTAGGTCACGACATCGCCAGCCAGAGAGGCGGTGGCTGTCAGGCACAGGGCGGTCACGGTCAAAAAATGTCTCATGCTGATCCTTCCATTGCGCAGCGGGGCGGCTTGCGACACTGTTCCGGCCATCAGGGGGCCGGGCGTTACACCCGGTCCGGAAACCTGAATCACCGTGCCGTGGCACAAGTATCGGAGAACACATATGGGTTTTGCAATGACTGCTTTGGAATTCATGGTCTTTGCCTTTGTCGGGCTGGTCGGAATTGCGGTTCTTGCCGTGCTTGTGTTCTTTGTGGTGGACCGGATGCAGACCAGCGATGCCATCCGCCGGAATTATCCGGTGATCGGACGATTCCGGCATTTGTTTTCCGCGCTGGGTGAGTTTTTCAGGCAGTATTTTTTCGCAATGGATCGCGAGGAATTGCCGTTCAACCGCGCGCAGCGGGAATGGATCAAGCGGGCCGGAGAAGGCGAGGCCAATACTGTCGCCTTCGGGTCTACCCGCAACACATCCGTTGTGGGCACGCCGATATTCGTCAATGCCGCCTTTCCGCCGCTGGACAACCAGTTTGCCAGCACCGAACCGATGATCATCGGGCCGGGGGCGCGTATCCCCTATGTCGCGCAATCCTTTTTCAACATATCGGGGATGAGCTTTGGCGCGATTTCCAAACCCGCG harbors:
- the clpB gene encoding ATP-dependent chaperone ClpB, yielding MDLSKFTERSRGFVQAAQTIATRENHQRLTPEHILIALMDDDQGLASNLIKRAGGAPEQVVQALDLALSKIPQVTGDAGQVYLDGPTAKVLTEAEALAKKAGDSFVPVERILMALCMVKSKAKDALDAGNVTAQGLNAAINDIRKGRTADTASAEEGYDALKKYARDLTEAAEQGKIDPIIGRDEEIRRAMQVLSRRTKNNPVLIGEPGVGKTAIAEGMALRIINGDVPESLRNKKLLALDMGALIAGAKYRGEFEERLKAVLNEVTAAAGEIILFIDEMHTLVGAGKGDGAMDAANLIKPALARGELHCIGATTLDEYRKYVEKDAALARRFQPLVIAEPTVEDTVSILRGIKEKYELHHGVRISDSALVAAATLSHRYITDRFLPDKAIDLVDEAASRLRMEVDSKPEELDALDREILQKQIEAEALRLEDDAASKDRLETLTKDLAELQERSSEMTAQWQSERDKLASARDLKEQLDHARAELDIAKREGNLSKAGELSYGVIPELERKLNAAEGSESEVMVAEAVRPEQIASVVERWTGIPTSKMLEGDREKLLRMEEQLHARVIGQNSAVQAVANAVRRARAGLNDEGRPLGSFLFLGPTGVGKTELTKAVAEFLFDDEHAMVRIDMSEFMEKHAVSRLIGAPPGYVGYDEGGVLTEAVRRRPYQVVLFDEVEKAHPDVFNVLLQVLDDGVLTDGQGRTVDFKQTLIILTSNLGAQALSRLPDGADASDAKRDVMDAVRAHFRPEFLNRLDETIIFDRLNREDMDSIVTIQLARLAKRLVGRKITLDLDDAALKWLADEGYDPVFGARPLKRVIQTALQNPLAEMLLAGDVMDGDTVKVSAGVDGLLIGDRVSRSNRTPPEDAVVH
- a CDS encoding fasciclin domain-containing protein, with product MLRSTTFAFATAATFIAGAAFAGGHSKDIVDTAVEAGSFNTLVAAVQAAGLVDTLKGDGPFTVFAPTDEAFAALPEGTVETLLKPENKDQLTAILTYHVVAGKVMSTDLSDGMTAATVQGGEITIDLDNGVMVNTATVTAADIETSNGVIHVIDTVLIPAE
- a CDS encoding DUF302 domain-containing protein, with the translated sequence MRHFLTVTALCLTATASLAGDVVTYTTDESFDDVIFGLENAILDQGLVIEGVNHVGDMLERTGPDVGSDVTVFLAADVYSFCSAFLSRKVMEADPMNLMYCPYTIFVAQSPDAPDQTMIGYRTFPEGPMQEVQTLLDDITKAAIGVE